From the Simplicispira suum genome, the window GCGCGGCGCGCGCCCCGTAAACGTTGCGTACTGGGTCAGACAGCTCTGAATGGCCTGCATGAAATTCATGGCATGGTTCCTCTCTTGGTGAGTTTTTTTGGATGGTGGGACGAACGCCCCGCGCCATGATAGGGCGGCAAGCCGCCGCTTTGCACCCCGTTTTTCACTGCAGCGCGCCGATGCTGCTCGCGAGCTTCAGGCGCTGCATCGCAAGATTTTATGCTCTATTTTCAATAGCTAACAACGCTTATCAGATAAGCGCTGGAGCCTTATTTCACTTGATTTTTCAGCGCGTGCGTCGCCTGCGCCAGTGCGCTGATACGCGCCCAGTCGGCGGCGCGCACGGCATCGGGCGGCGTCAGCCACGAGCCGCCGACGCAGCGCACATTGGGCAGCGCTAGGTAGTCCGCCGCCGACTGCGCCGTGATGCCGCCGGTTGGGCAGAACGACACTGCACCGAACGGGCTGGCCCAGGCTTTGAGCAGGCCGAGCCCGCCCACGGCCTGCGCCGGGAAGAGCTTGAGAAAGTCGTAGCCGTCCTGCAGCGCCGCCATGATCTCGCCCGACGTTGCCACGCCGGGCAGCAGCGGCAGGCCGAGCGCCCGGCAGGCTGTGCCCACGGCATGCGTGTAGCCGGGGCTCACGGCAAACACCGCGCCTGCTGCTTGGGCGCGGCGCGCATCGTCGGCATTCAATACCGTGCCGGCGCCGACGATGGCCTCGGGCAAGGCTTTGGCAATGGCTTCGATGGCAGGCAAGGCAGCCGGCGTGCGCATGGTGATTTCCAGCACCCGCACACCGCCGGCCAGCAGCGCGCGGGCCAGCGGCAGCGCGTCGGCTTCGCGCTCAATCACGATCACGGGAATGACGGGGCCCCAGCCGGGCAAGTCGCGGGTGGTCAAAGCCATGTGCAGGCTCCCTGTTCTGCACCGGCAGCGTTTTGCCGGAAGTTGTGAAAAAGATCGCGCCCAAACGTATGTGCCGGCGGGGCGCTCGGTTGCGCGGGTGCGCGGGCATCCCATTCTTCTGCGCCCACGATCACGTCGAGCGTTCCGGCATCGGCATCCACGCGAAGGACGTCGCCATCGCGCACCCGCGCCAGCGGACCGCCACCCAGCGCTTCGGGCGTAACGTGGATCGCGGCGGGCACCTTGCCCGAGGCGCCGCTCATGCGTCCGTCCGTGACCAGCGCCACGCGCAAGCCCTGGTTTTGCAGCACGGCCAGCGGCGGCGTGAGCTTGTGCAGCTCGGGCATGCCGTTGGCGCGCGGGCCCTGGAAGCGCACCACCGCCACCATGTCTTGCGTCAGTTCACCCGCATTGAAGGCCGCGAGCAAGGCTTCCTGCGAGTCAAAAACGCGCGCCGGCGCCTCGATCACATGCCGGTCCTCCGGCACGGCAGACACCTTGATGACGGCGCGGCCCAGGCGCCCCTGCAGCAGGCGCAGCCCGCCCGTGGGCGAGAACGGCGCTGCCGCCGTGCGCACTACGCCTTCGTCGCCCGAACCAGCTGGGGCAGCCGCCGCGCCAGCGCGGATGCCACCGGCGTTCACGCTGAGCACACCCTCGTGCATCAGGCCCGCGTCCAGCAGCTCGCGCAAGATCCAGGGCGGGCCACCGGCCGCCTGGAACTGGTTCACGTCAGCGTCGCCGTTCGGATAGACCCGGGCCAGCAAGGGGACGACCGACGACAAATCGTCAAAGTCGGTCCAGTCAATGAAAATGCCCGCGCTGCGCGCCACCGCCACCCAGTGGATGAGGTGGTTGGTCGAGCCCCCCGTCGCCAGCAAAGCCACCATGGCATTGACGATGCAGCGCTCGTCCACCAGGTAGCCAATGGGCGTGAAGCGTGCGCCGCGATTGCCAATGTTCAGCACCGTGGCAAGGGCATCGCGTGTGAACTGCTCGCGCTCGGGGCTGGCTGGGTGGGCAAAGGCGGCGTTCGGTACGTGCAGGCCCATGGCTTCGAGCAGCATCTGGTTGCTGTTGGCCGTGCCATAGAAGGTGCAGGTGCCTGGGCTGTGGTACGCAGCCTGCTCAGACACCAGCAGCTCCGATCGGCCCACTTTGCCCTGGGCATAGTCCTCCCGCACCTTGGATTTGGTTTTGTTGGAAATGCCCGTACCCATGGGGCCGGCGGGCACGAAAACACAAGGCAAGTGGCCGTAGTGCAGCGCGCCGATGAGCAGGCCCGGCACGATCTTGTCGCAAATGCCCAGCAGCAAGGCGCCATCAAACACGTCGTGCGACAAGGCGATGGCCGTGGACAGGGCGATGGCATCGCGCGAGAACAGGGAGAGCTCCATGCCGGCCGTGCCCTGGGTAATGCCGTCGCACATGGCTGGCACGCCGCCCGCCACCTGCACCGTGGCGCCCAGGCGCCTGGCCTCATCGCGAAGTACGTCCGGGAAGCCCTGATAGGGCTGGTGGGCCGAGAGCATGTCGTTGTAGGCAGTAACGATGCCGATGTTGGGCGCCTTTTCCACTGTCACTTTGAGCTTGTCGGCCCCCGGCAACGCGGCGTAGGCGTGGGCGAGGTTGGCGCAGCCCATGCGGTCCTGCGGCGGTCGGCGGGCGATCATGGTCTCGACATGGGCGAGGTAGGCGGCGCGGCTCTCGCAACTGCGATCAACGATGCGCTGGGTGACTCGCGCGACGACGGGATGCATGGCAGGCTCCGATCTGAAAAAGAACAAGTAATGTAACCAAATAACCATTTTTCTTCAAGAAAAATTGGCTTCTGCGTCAATCGAAATCTAGTTCTACCTTGTTATTGAAATACGAATAAGTAACCAAATTACATATCTACTCAGCGCGCAAGCGCTTCAGCAGCCCGGCGGTGGAGCCGTCCAGCCCCTGCACATCTTCGCTGCGCAGCCGCTGCTCCAGATCGTTGGCCAGCAGCTTGCCGAGTTCCACGCCCCATTGGTCAAAGCTGTTGATGCCCCACAGACTGCCACTGACAAACACCCGGTGCTCCTGCAGCGCCAGCAGCGCACCGAGGCTGCGGGGCATCAGGGCATCGAGCAACAAAAAGCTGCTGGGCCGGCTGCCTGGAAACTCGCGGTGGCGGTTCGCGTTGGCGCGGCCCAGCATCAATGCCTGGGCCTGGGCCAGCGCGTTCGCCAGGAGCTTTTCCTGGTGTCCGGGCCAGGGGTGGTCGGCCTGGCGCACAGCAAGAATCTCCAGCGGCAGCACTTCCGTGCCCTGGTGCAGCATCTGAAAGAACGCATGCTGGCCATTGGTGCCGGGCTCGCCCCAGAGCACGGGGGCGCTGTTCACGGCCAGCCGT encodes:
- the eda gene encoding bifunctional 4-hydroxy-2-oxoglutarate aldolase/2-dehydro-3-deoxy-phosphogluconate aldolase, encoding MALTTRDLPGWGPVIPVIVIEREADALPLARALLAGGVRVLEITMRTPAALPAIEAIAKALPEAIVGAGTVLNADDARRAQAAGAVFAVSPGYTHAVGTACRALGLPLLPGVATSGEIMAALQDGYDFLKLFPAQAVGGLGLLKAWASPFGAVSFCPTGGITAQSAADYLALPNVRCVGGSWLTPPDAVRAADWARISALAQATHALKNQVK
- the edd gene encoding phosphogluconate dehydratase codes for the protein MHPVVARVTQRIVDRSCESRAAYLAHVETMIARRPPQDRMGCANLAHAYAALPGADKLKVTVEKAPNIGIVTAYNDMLSAHQPYQGFPDVLRDEARRLGATVQVAGGVPAMCDGITQGTAGMELSLFSRDAIALSTAIALSHDVFDGALLLGICDKIVPGLLIGALHYGHLPCVFVPAGPMGTGISNKTKSKVREDYAQGKVGRSELLVSEQAAYHSPGTCTFYGTANSNQMLLEAMGLHVPNAAFAHPASPEREQFTRDALATVLNIGNRGARFTPIGYLVDERCIVNAMVALLATGGSTNHLIHWVAVARSAGIFIDWTDFDDLSSVVPLLARVYPNGDADVNQFQAAGGPPWILRELLDAGLMHEGVLSVNAGGIRAGAAAAPAGSGDEGVVRTAAAPFSPTGGLRLLQGRLGRAVIKVSAVPEDRHVIEAPARVFDSQEALLAAFNAGELTQDMVAVVRFQGPRANGMPELHKLTPPLAVLQNQGLRVALVTDGRMSGASGKVPAAIHVTPEALGGGPLARVRDGDVLRVDADAGTLDVIVGAEEWDARAPAQPSAPPAHTFGRDLFHNFRQNAAGAEQGACTWL